The Juglans microcarpa x Juglans regia isolate MS1-56 chromosome 2S, Jm3101_v1.0, whole genome shotgun sequence genome has a window encoding:
- the LOC121253253 gene encoding protein LAZ1 homolog 2 isoform X2, which translates to MASSFISAHEEIYREFYQPALIIAGCSVLVALVLSIYLILQHLRSYTNPAIISLLFPRLSLACDILRNCYEAFALYSFGSYLVACLGGERMVIELLENNSRKQLGKRLLEGADENRSVQQKSFRNFFFQPCILGKDLLVIIKFGLVQYMILKTVCAFLAFLLEIFGVYGDGEFKWYYGYPYMAVVLNFSQMWALYCLVKFYNVTHERLQSIKPLAKFISFKAIVFATWWQGVGIALLSAFGVLPKEVRVQAGLQNFLICIEMAIAAIAHVYVFSAEPYQFLPISEYGRVTTKTSKEALKLEKGPEEKPAMLERTETKVEAPGTSVTESVQDIVLEGSQHVVKDVVLTINQAIGPVEKGVTKIQETFHRKSVSSDGQEEESELKVEQHVDNNL; encoded by the exons ATGGCATCAAGTTTTATCTCAGCCCATGAAGAAATATATAGAGAGTTTTATCAACCAGCCCTCATAATTGCAGGATGCTCTGTACTTGTAGCACTGGTCCTCTCCATCTATCTCATTCTCCAACATCTCAGATCATACACCAATCCTGCT ATAATATCCTTGTTGTTTCCAAGGTTGTCTCTTGCATGTGACATTCTGAGAAACTGCTATGAAGCGTTTGCCTTGTATTCTTTTGGGAGTTATTTGGTTGCTTGCCTGG GTGGTGAAAGGATGGTCATAGAACTACTCGAAAATAATTCAAGGAAACAGCTTGGCAAACGACTGTTAGAAGGGGCAGATGAGAATCGTTCAGTGCAGCAAAAGTCCTTCAGAAACTTCTTCTTTCAACCTTGCATTCTTGGGAAAGACTTGCTTGTGATAATAAAATTTGGCCTTGTGCAATAT ATGATTCTGAAGACAGTTTGTGCTTTCTTAGCTTTCTTGTTGGAAATCTTTGGTGTTTATGGTGATGGGGAATTCAAGTGGTACTATGG TTATCCATATATGGCAGTGGTATTAAACTTCAGTCAGATGTGGGCATTGTATTGCCTTGTGAAGTTCTATAATGTAACTCATGAAAGACTTCAGTCAATAAAGCCACTTGCAAAGTTCATCAGCTTCAAGGCCATTGTTTTTGCCACTTGGTGGCAAGGTGTGGGCATCGCACTATTGAGTGCATTTGGTGTGCTGCCAAAGGAGGTGAGAGTGCAAGCTGGACTTCAGAATTTCTTGATTTGTATAGAA ATGGCCATTGCAGCTATCGCTCATGTGTATGTTTTCTCGGCGGAACCATATCAGTTCCTCCCCATATCCGAGTATGGGAGAGTCACTACTAAAACGTCCAAAGAAGCACTGAAGTTAGAGAAAGGTCCCGAGGAGAAACCGGCCATGCTTGAAAGGACAGAAACTAAGGTCGAGGCTCCAGGAACAAGTGTCACCGAGAGTGTTCAGGACATTGTTCTCGAAGGCAGTCAACAT GTTGTCAAAGATGTTGTACTGACCATTAATCAAGCAATAGGGCCAGTGGAAAAGGGTGTGACAAAAATCCAGGAGACGTTCCACCGCAAATCAGTGAGTTCGGATGGCCAAGAAGAAGAGTCAGAACTAAAAGTAGAGCAACACGTTGACAATAATCTTTag
- the LOC121253253 gene encoding protein LAZ1 homolog 2 isoform X1: MASSFISAHEEIYREFYQPALIIAGCSVLVALVLSIYLILQHLRSYTNPAEQKWIVAIVFMVPVYANESIISLLFPRLSLACDILRNCYEAFALYSFGSYLVACLGGERMVIELLENNSRKQLGKRLLEGADENRSVQQKSFRNFFFQPCILGKDLLVIIKFGLVQYMILKTVCAFLAFLLEIFGVYGDGEFKWYYGYPYMAVVLNFSQMWALYCLVKFYNVTHERLQSIKPLAKFISFKAIVFATWWQGVGIALLSAFGVLPKEVRVQAGLQNFLICIEMAIAAIAHVYVFSAEPYQFLPISEYGRVTTKTSKEALKLEKGPEEKPAMLERTETKVEAPGTSVTESVQDIVLEGSQHVVKDVVLTINQAIGPVEKGVTKIQETFHRKSVSSDGQEEESELKVEQHVDNNL, from the exons ATGGCATCAAGTTTTATCTCAGCCCATGAAGAAATATATAGAGAGTTTTATCAACCAGCCCTCATAATTGCAGGATGCTCTGTACTTGTAGCACTGGTCCTCTCCATCTATCTCATTCTCCAACATCTCAGATCATACACCAATCCTGCT GAACAAAAATGGATTGTCGCTATTGTTTTCATGGTTCCCGTCTATGCCAATGAGTCA ATAATATCCTTGTTGTTTCCAAGGTTGTCTCTTGCATGTGACATTCTGAGAAACTGCTATGAAGCGTTTGCCTTGTATTCTTTTGGGAGTTATTTGGTTGCTTGCCTGG GTGGTGAAAGGATGGTCATAGAACTACTCGAAAATAATTCAAGGAAACAGCTTGGCAAACGACTGTTAGAAGGGGCAGATGAGAATCGTTCAGTGCAGCAAAAGTCCTTCAGAAACTTCTTCTTTCAACCTTGCATTCTTGGGAAAGACTTGCTTGTGATAATAAAATTTGGCCTTGTGCAATAT ATGATTCTGAAGACAGTTTGTGCTTTCTTAGCTTTCTTGTTGGAAATCTTTGGTGTTTATGGTGATGGGGAATTCAAGTGGTACTATGG TTATCCATATATGGCAGTGGTATTAAACTTCAGTCAGATGTGGGCATTGTATTGCCTTGTGAAGTTCTATAATGTAACTCATGAAAGACTTCAGTCAATAAAGCCACTTGCAAAGTTCATCAGCTTCAAGGCCATTGTTTTTGCCACTTGGTGGCAAGGTGTGGGCATCGCACTATTGAGTGCATTTGGTGTGCTGCCAAAGGAGGTGAGAGTGCAAGCTGGACTTCAGAATTTCTTGATTTGTATAGAA ATGGCCATTGCAGCTATCGCTCATGTGTATGTTTTCTCGGCGGAACCATATCAGTTCCTCCCCATATCCGAGTATGGGAGAGTCACTACTAAAACGTCCAAAGAAGCACTGAAGTTAGAGAAAGGTCCCGAGGAGAAACCGGCCATGCTTGAAAGGACAGAAACTAAGGTCGAGGCTCCAGGAACAAGTGTCACCGAGAGTGTTCAGGACATTGTTCTCGAAGGCAGTCAACAT GTTGTCAAAGATGTTGTACTGACCATTAATCAAGCAATAGGGCCAGTGGAAAAGGGTGTGACAAAAATCCAGGAGACGTTCCACCGCAAATCAGTGAGTTCGGATGGCCAAGAAGAAGAGTCAGAACTAAAAGTAGAGCAACACGTTGACAATAATCTTTag
- the LOC121253253 gene encoding protein LAZ1 homolog 2 isoform X3, which translates to MASSFISAHEEIYREFYQPALIIAGCSVLVALVLSIYLILQHLRSYTNPAEQKWIVAIVFMVPVYANESIISLLFPRLSLACDILRNCYEAFALYSFGSYLVACLGGERMVIELLENNSRKQLGKRLLEGADENRSVQQKSFRNFFFQPCILGKDLLVIIKFGLVQYMILKTVCAFLAFLLEIFGVYGDGEFKWYYGYPYMAVVLNFSQMWALYCLVKFYNVTHERLQSIKPLAKFISFKAIVFATWWQGVGIALLSAFGVLPKEVRVQAGLQNFLICIEMAIAAIAHVYVFSAEPYQFLPISEYGRVTTKTSKEALKLEKGPEEKPAMLERTETKVEAPGTSVTESVQDIVLEGSQHTF; encoded by the exons ATGGCATCAAGTTTTATCTCAGCCCATGAAGAAATATATAGAGAGTTTTATCAACCAGCCCTCATAATTGCAGGATGCTCTGTACTTGTAGCACTGGTCCTCTCCATCTATCTCATTCTCCAACATCTCAGATCATACACCAATCCTGCT GAACAAAAATGGATTGTCGCTATTGTTTTCATGGTTCCCGTCTATGCCAATGAGTCA ATAATATCCTTGTTGTTTCCAAGGTTGTCTCTTGCATGTGACATTCTGAGAAACTGCTATGAAGCGTTTGCCTTGTATTCTTTTGGGAGTTATTTGGTTGCTTGCCTGG GTGGTGAAAGGATGGTCATAGAACTACTCGAAAATAATTCAAGGAAACAGCTTGGCAAACGACTGTTAGAAGGGGCAGATGAGAATCGTTCAGTGCAGCAAAAGTCCTTCAGAAACTTCTTCTTTCAACCTTGCATTCTTGGGAAAGACTTGCTTGTGATAATAAAATTTGGCCTTGTGCAATAT ATGATTCTGAAGACAGTTTGTGCTTTCTTAGCTTTCTTGTTGGAAATCTTTGGTGTTTATGGTGATGGGGAATTCAAGTGGTACTATGG TTATCCATATATGGCAGTGGTATTAAACTTCAGTCAGATGTGGGCATTGTATTGCCTTGTGAAGTTCTATAATGTAACTCATGAAAGACTTCAGTCAATAAAGCCACTTGCAAAGTTCATCAGCTTCAAGGCCATTGTTTTTGCCACTTGGTGGCAAGGTGTGGGCATCGCACTATTGAGTGCATTTGGTGTGCTGCCAAAGGAGGTGAGAGTGCAAGCTGGACTTCAGAATTTCTTGATTTGTATAGAA ATGGCCATTGCAGCTATCGCTCATGTGTATGTTTTCTCGGCGGAACCATATCAGTTCCTCCCCATATCCGAGTATGGGAGAGTCACTACTAAAACGTCCAAAGAAGCACTGAAGTTAGAGAAAGGTCCCGAGGAGAAACCGGCCATGCTTGAAAGGACAGAAACTAAGGTCGAGGCTCCAGGAACAAGTGTCACCGAGAGTGTTCAGGACATTGTTCTCGAAGGCAGTCAACAT ACATTCTGA